Proteins encoded within one genomic window of Macaca thibetana thibetana isolate TM-01 chromosome 3, ASM2454274v1, whole genome shotgun sequence:
- the IFRD1 gene encoding interferon-related developmental regulator 1 isoform X1, producing the protein MPKNKKRNTPHRGGSAGGGGSGAAAATAATAGGQHRNVQPFSDEDASIETMSHCSGYSDPSSFAEDGPEVLDEEGTQEDLEYKLKGLIDLTLDKSAKTRQAALEGIKNALASKMLYEFILERRMTLTDSIERCLKKGKSDEQRAAAALASVLCIQLGPGIESEEILKTLGPILKKIICDGSASIQARQTCATCFGVCCFIATDDITELYSTLECFENIFTKSYLKEKDTTVICSTPNTVLHISSLLAWTLLLTICPINEVKKKLEMHFHKLPSLLSCDDVNMRIAAGESLALLFELARGIESDFFYEDMESLTQVLRALATDGNKHRAKVDKRKQRSVFRDVLRAVEERDFPTETIKFGPERMYIDCWVKKHTYDTFKEVLGSGMQYHLQSNEFLRNVFELGPPVMLDAATLKTMKISRFERHLYNSAAFKARTKARSKCRDKRADVGEFF; encoded by the exons ATGCCGAAGAACAAGAAGCGGAACACTCCCCACCGCGGTGGCAGTGCTGGCGGCGGCGGCTCAGGAGCAGCTGCAGCGACGGCGGCGACAGCAG GTGGCCAGCATCGAAATGTTCAACCTTTTAGTGATGAAGATGCATCAATTGAAACAATGAGCCATTGCAGTGGTTATAGTGATCCTTCCAGTTTTGCTGAAGATG GACCAGAAGTCCTTGATGAGGAAGGAACTCAAGAAGACCTAGAGTACAAGTTGAAAGGATTAATTGACCTAACCCTGGATAAGAG TGCGAAGACAAGGCAAGCAGCTCTTGAAGGTATTAAAAATGCACTGGCTTCAAAAATGCTGTATGAATTTATTCTGGAAAGAAGAATGACTTTAACTGATAGCATTGAACGCTGCCTGAAAAAAG GTAAGAGTGATGAGCAACGCGCAGCTGCAGCATTAGCATCTGTTCTTTGTATTCAGCTGGGCCCTGGCATTGAAAGTGAAGAGATTTTGAAAACTCTTGGACCAATCCTAAAGAAAATCATTTGTGATGGGTCGGCTAGTATCCAGGCTAGGCAAACT tgtgcaACTTGCTTTGGTGTTTGCTGTTTTATTGCCACAGATGACATTACT GAACTATACTCAACTCTggaatgttttgaaaatatcttcACTAAGTCCTATCTCAAAGAGAAAGACACTACTGTTATTTGCAGCACCCCTAATACAGTGCTTCATATCAGCTCGCTTCTTGCATGGACACTACTTCTGACCATATGCCCAATCAATGAAGTGAAGAAAAAGCTTGagat GCATTTCCATAAACTTCCAAGCCTCCTCTCTTGTGATGATGTAAACATGAGAATAGCTGCTGGTGAATCTTTGGCACTTCTGTTTGAATTGGCCAGAGGAATAGAGAGT GACTTTTTTTATGAAGACATGGAGTCCTTGACGCAAGTGCTTAGGGCCTTGGCAACAGATGGAAATAAACATCGGGCCAAAGTGGACAAGAGAAAACAGCGGTCAGTTTTCAGAGATGTCCTGAGGGCAGTGGAG GAACGGGATTTTCCAACAGAAACCATTAAATTTGGTCCTGAACGCATGTATATTGATTGCTGGGTAAAAAAACACACCTATGACACCTTTAAGGAGGTTCTTGGATCAGGGATGCAGTACCACTTACAG TCAAATGAATTCCTTCGAAATGTATTTGAACTTGGACCCCCAGTGATGCTTGATGCTGCAACACTTAAAACGATGAAAATTTCTCGTTTTGAAAGg caTTTATATAACTCTGCAGCCTTCAAAGCTCGAACCAAAGCTAGAAGCAAATGTCGAGATAAGAGAGCAGATGTTGGAgaattcttctag
- the IFRD1 gene encoding interferon-related developmental regulator 1 isoform X2 codes for MGGQHRNVQPFSDEDASIETMSHCSGYSDPSSFAEDGPEVLDEEGTQEDLEYKLKGLIDLTLDKSAKTRQAALEGIKNALASKMLYEFILERRMTLTDSIERCLKKGKSDEQRAAAALASVLCIQLGPGIESEEILKTLGPILKKIICDGSASIQARQTCATCFGVCCFIATDDITELYSTLECFENIFTKSYLKEKDTTVICSTPNTVLHISSLLAWTLLLTICPINEVKKKLEMHFHKLPSLLSCDDVNMRIAAGESLALLFELARGIESDFFYEDMESLTQVLRALATDGNKHRAKVDKRKQRSVFRDVLRAVEERDFPTETIKFGPERMYIDCWVKKHTYDTFKEVLGSGMQYHLQSNEFLRNVFELGPPVMLDAATLKTMKISRFERHLYNSAAFKARTKARSKCRDKRADVGEFF; via the exons ATGG GTGGCCAGCATCGAAATGTTCAACCTTTTAGTGATGAAGATGCATCAATTGAAACAATGAGCCATTGCAGTGGTTATAGTGATCCTTCCAGTTTTGCTGAAGATG GACCAGAAGTCCTTGATGAGGAAGGAACTCAAGAAGACCTAGAGTACAAGTTGAAAGGATTAATTGACCTAACCCTGGATAAGAG TGCGAAGACAAGGCAAGCAGCTCTTGAAGGTATTAAAAATGCACTGGCTTCAAAAATGCTGTATGAATTTATTCTGGAAAGAAGAATGACTTTAACTGATAGCATTGAACGCTGCCTGAAAAAAG GTAAGAGTGATGAGCAACGCGCAGCTGCAGCATTAGCATCTGTTCTTTGTATTCAGCTGGGCCCTGGCATTGAAAGTGAAGAGATTTTGAAAACTCTTGGACCAATCCTAAAGAAAATCATTTGTGATGGGTCGGCTAGTATCCAGGCTAGGCAAACT tgtgcaACTTGCTTTGGTGTTTGCTGTTTTATTGCCACAGATGACATTACT GAACTATACTCAACTCTggaatgttttgaaaatatcttcACTAAGTCCTATCTCAAAGAGAAAGACACTACTGTTATTTGCAGCACCCCTAATACAGTGCTTCATATCAGCTCGCTTCTTGCATGGACACTACTTCTGACCATATGCCCAATCAATGAAGTGAAGAAAAAGCTTGagat GCATTTCCATAAACTTCCAAGCCTCCTCTCTTGTGATGATGTAAACATGAGAATAGCTGCTGGTGAATCTTTGGCACTTCTGTTTGAATTGGCCAGAGGAATAGAGAGT GACTTTTTTTATGAAGACATGGAGTCCTTGACGCAAGTGCTTAGGGCCTTGGCAACAGATGGAAATAAACATCGGGCCAAAGTGGACAAGAGAAAACAGCGGTCAGTTTTCAGAGATGTCCTGAGGGCAGTGGAG GAACGGGATTTTCCAACAGAAACCATTAAATTTGGTCCTGAACGCATGTATATTGATTGCTGGGTAAAAAAACACACCTATGACACCTTTAAGGAGGTTCTTGGATCAGGGATGCAGTACCACTTACAG TCAAATGAATTCCTTCGAAATGTATTTGAACTTGGACCCCCAGTGATGCTTGATGCTGCAACACTTAAAACGATGAAAATTTCTCGTTTTGAAAGg caTTTATATAACTCTGCAGCCTTCAAAGCTCGAACCAAAGCTAGAAGCAAATGTCGAGATAAGAGAGCAGATGTTGGAgaattcttctag